One Natrinema halophilum genomic window carries:
- a CDS encoding ABC transporter substrate-binding protein, with product MDEWPNDRLDELTRRDLLLTTATASFGAIAGCSTAFETGSKSSLRLGTLRPPITLDPISAHSIGSEQAIERLFDGLYGYGEGTDIVPKIASGEPTFEADGRTVIVELDTDARFQNDRPVTADDVVYSFTAPLEEDAPTAWRVSPFESIEAVDERTVRFSLAAPYPALDHALTHPIVPRQEREDDREAFATEPIGAGPFEVVSFSEETKATLRRWDEYWGEPTPAIDRLTLAYIEFPMTQLTSLRTNRNDAIEPVSPLIVDHVTDVSNASVKRRQGYTSFYFGFNLNQGPTTDPLVREAISYCLDLETAVADFVEPMGERQYSPLPPQVARDWSMPTDEWAALSNEQNPEKARQLFRRADEASGQLRILTSMDPKHKEFGEALAGGIRDASHGALVISKPETKFLEKFVTGSERDYSVFIGEITGSPDPDSHLYPTFHENMAGVTNGTFYREDAVMERLTSAREMDNRERRRQLYEEAITRLLEDRVCLPICSFENSFAVDESVKNVRVHPIARVNPQLAAGDEVVRVEP from the coding sequence ATGGACGAATGGCCGAACGATCGATTGGACGAACTGACACGGCGCGATCTACTCCTCACCACCGCTACCGCAAGTTTTGGAGCGATCGCGGGCTGTTCAACGGCGTTCGAGACGGGATCGAAATCGTCGCTCCGTCTCGGCACGCTTCGCCCGCCGATTACGCTCGATCCGATCTCCGCACACTCCATCGGCTCCGAACAGGCCATAGAACGACTCTTCGACGGACTCTACGGCTATGGCGAGGGGACTGATATCGTTCCGAAAATCGCCAGCGGCGAGCCGACATTCGAGGCCGACGGCCGGACAGTGATTGTCGAACTCGACACCGATGCGCGATTTCAGAACGACCGCCCGGTGACCGCCGACGACGTGGTCTACTCGTTCACCGCCCCGCTCGAGGAGGACGCGCCCACGGCATGGCGAGTGAGCCCGTTCGAATCCATCGAAGCGGTCGACGAACGGACCGTCCGATTTTCGCTCGCGGCGCCGTACCCGGCCCTCGATCACGCGCTGACGCACCCGATCGTGCCCCGACAGGAGCGAGAAGACGACAGGGAGGCGTTCGCCACGGAGCCGATCGGAGCCGGCCCCTTCGAAGTAGTCTCGTTCAGCGAGGAAACGAAGGCGACGCTGCGCCGCTGGGACGAGTACTGGGGCGAGCCGACACCCGCAATCGACCGACTCACGCTGGCATATATCGAGTTTCCGATGACCCAGCTGACGAGTCTCCGAACGAACCGCAACGATGCGATCGAGCCGGTTTCACCGCTGATCGTCGATCACGTCACCGACGTGTCGAACGCATCGGTGAAGCGACGGCAGGGCTATACCTCGTTTTACTTCGGCTTCAATCTGAACCAGGGGCCGACCACCGATCCGCTGGTGCGGGAGGCGATCAGTTACTGCCTCGACCTCGAGACGGCGGTCGCGGACTTCGTCGAGCCGATGGGGGAGCGCCAGTACAGCCCGCTCCCGCCACAGGTCGCCCGCGACTGGAGCATGCCGACCGACGAGTGGGCAGCGCTCTCGAACGAACAGAACCCCGAGAAGGCCCGACAGCTGTTCCGCCGGGCCGACGAGGCGAGCGGTCAGCTTCGCATCCTCACCTCGATGGATCCGAAGCACAAGGAGTTCGGAGAGGCCCTCGCCGGCGGCATAAGGGACGCCAGTCACGGCGCACTGGTCATCTCGAAACCCGAAACGAAGTTCCTCGAGAAGTTCGTCACCGGCTCCGAACGCGACTACTCGGTGTTCATCGGCGAGATCACGGGATCGCCAGATCCGGATTCGCACCTCTATCCGACGTTCCACGAAAACATGGCCGGCGTGACGAACGGGACGTTCTACCGGGAGGATGCGGTCATGGAGCGGCTCACGTCGGCCCGCGAGATGGACAACCGAGAGCGGCGACGTCAACTGTACGAGGAAGCGATCACGCGACTGCTCGAGGACCGAGTCTGTCTGCCGATCTGTTCGTTCGAGAATAGTTTCGCCGTGGACGAGAGCGTGAAGAACGTCCGCGTTCACCCGATCGCGCGGGTCAATCCGCAACTCGCAGCGGGAGACGAAGTCGTGAGGGTCGAGCCGTGA